The sequence TGTACGTAGACACAGCTAGTTTTATGTGGTCAGTAACTGATGTGTATGTTAACAGAGTAATGTTTTGTGATCAGTGTCTGATGTGTATGTAAACATTGAAGTCAGTATAAGAAATATCCAGCAAAATAGACATTGTTTACCAACTGATATTGGAATAATAAACAGTTTGCAGATAGATTATATTTACTCATTTTTagattaatttttattggtttttttaacATTGTGCAAAGGCTTCTATCCATAACTTAAGTGTAtataatgtttaacttaggtgcagataaagacaacaacaacagtaaGAGATGCGAGACTTATGTTTGATGTTCAAAGGTTGTTTCACAGAAAGTCTTCAGCTTTGGATCAGTATCAAAATTCTTTCAAACCATGGTTTCAGTAAGAATGGAAGATTTTCACATACCTGCGAGCTTGAAGTTAAGAGTTTTGGTTGCATACATTAACAGTGGAGGTAAGGGATTAATTCCTAAATAAGTTcaatgtttgttgattttacaGACATTTCTCACTTGTCATCCAATCTTAAAAGTACATCTTGTTTTTTTGCGCTATTCTTTAATTGCCCCACTTAACTTctttaagttaattttttcagcctctaataaaataacatttcagttatCAATTGTTATATCCAGGAGCTCTGAGAATCACTGAAAGTTCTGCAGACCTCCCTCTTCGATTGGTTGTTAAGCCTTGTCCAccagagaagagtgctacacacaAGTTAACAGTTGACACCAACAAACCAGCAGTTGCCATCAATGATTTATTTCCAGGTGAAAAATCACTTTTACCTACATACCTCTTGGGCTGTGAGGAATATAACTTGTTGTTTGGTTAACTTATCTCGTGAAATTGTTTTTGTACTGTACGTTTTTAAATGGATGTAAGtttaacaaatacagttttggtCTCTCTCTGATTCTGTTTGCATtatgaaataacagaaaaatatatactgtACTCTGTTTGTCTCTCTCTTTTCAGATGCTATGGGTGATTCTTCAACCAATACTTGTAATGCTTTCTCTATGTGTGTCTATTATATGTTATGGGTGATTCTTGAACCAATAACAGTAATGCTCTGTTTCTTTGTTAGATGTTATGGGTGATTCTTCAACCACTACCAGTAATGCCATGAGATTTGAAATTCTTGGTGGTCAGCAAGTCACATTACTTGCTTCAAAAACTTCTcgtaagtataata comes from Tachypleus tridentatus isolate NWPU-2018 chromosome 12, ASM421037v1, whole genome shotgun sequence and encodes:
- the LOC143233113 gene encoding protein PTHB1-like — its product is MVSVRMEDFHIPASLKLRVLVAYINSGGALRITESSADLPLRLVVKPCPPEKSATHKLTVDTNKPAVAINDLFPDVMGDSSTTTSNAMRFEILGGQQVTLLASKTSREGLSSNTEDEVTMLARQQHY